The following coding sequences lie in one Panicum virgatum strain AP13 chromosome 6N, P.virgatum_v5, whole genome shotgun sequence genomic window:
- the LOC120679560 gene encoding rust resistance kinase Lr10-like: MMREYGGLPQPAVLPTTVEMRTAAAAPTVARGGSSAMMASGTISSSYGAVDVVKNRSVRFSSLQLQEFTGNYAEKLGAGGFGVVFRGQIPLPDHGRLQVAVKVLGSNMGRRAEEQFMAEIGTIGRTSHVNLVRLYGFCFDADLKALVYEFMPNCSLDRHLFHDDSDGGPQLMFDKLYDVAVGTAKAIRYLHDDCERRIIHYDIKPGNVLLDEAFRPKVADFGLARLCERERTHMTMTGGGRGTPGYAAPELWMAAPATHKCDVYSYGMLLFEILGRRRNYVDGGTQDESAERWYPRWAWQRLELGETEALAARALAGKAGKEGRKVERMCAVALWYVQDRPAMSGVVRMLEGDGDVATPAVSPFAHLDSDHLVSQTFTADTTTTFSPAA, from the coding sequence ATGATGCGCGAGTACGGTGGCCTTCCGCAGCCGGCGGTGCTGCCGACGACGGTGGAGATGAGGACGGCAGCAGCGGCACCAACCGTCGCCCGCGGTGGCAGCTCGGCGATGATGGCTAGCGGCACGATCAGCAGCAGCTATGGCGCCGTCGACGTCGTCAAGAACCGGTCCGTGCGGTTCAGCTCGCTGCAGCTGCAGGAATTCACCGGCAACTACGCCGAGAagctcggcgccggcgggtTCGGTGTGGTCTTCAGAGGCCAGATCCCCCTTCCGGATCACGGCAGACTGCAGGTGGCCGTGAAGGTCCTCGGCAGCAACATGGGGCGGCGCGCCGAGGAGCAGTTCATGGCGGAGATCGGCACCATCGGCAGGACGTCGCACGTCAACCTCGTCCGGCTGTACGGCTTCTGCTTCGACGCCGACCTCAAGGCGCTGGTCTACGAGTTCATGCCCAACTGCTCGCTGGACCGCCACCTCTTCCACGACGACAGTGACGGTGGGCCGCAGCTCATGTTCGACAAGCTCTACGACGTCGCCGTCGGCACGGCGAAGGCGATCCGGTACCTCCACGACGACTGCGAGCGGCGGATCATCCACTACGACATCAAGCCCGGCAACGTGCTCCTGGACGAGGCCTTCCGTCCCAAGGTGGCCGACTTCGGGCTGGCGAGGCTGTGCGAGCGGGAGAGGACGCACATGACGAtgaccggcggcgggcggggcacCCCGGGGTACGCCGCGCCAGAGCTGtggatggcggcgccggcgacgcacAAGTGCGACGTGTACAGCTACGGCATGCTGCTCTTCGAGATCCTCGGGCGGCGGAGGAACTACGTCGACGGCGGCACGCAGGACGAGAGCGCGGAGCGGTGGTACCCGCGGTGGGCGTGGCAGCGGCTGGAGCTCGGCGAGACAGAGGcgctggcggcgcgggcgctggcCGGCAAGGCTGGCAAGGAGGGGAGGAAGGTGGAGCGGATGTGCGCGGTGGCACTGTGGTACGTGCAGGACAGGCCGGCGATGAGCGGCGTGGTGCGGATGCTGGAGGGGGACGGGGACGTCGCCACGCCGGCCGTGAGCCCCTTCGCGCATCTCGACTCCGATCATCTGGTATCACAAACATTCACGGCGGATACCACCACCACGTTCAGCCCCGCCGCGTAA